Proteins encoded within one genomic window of Lysinibacillus louembei:
- a CDS encoding twin-arginine translocase TatA/TatE family subunit, with protein sequence MVIHLNAIGPVSLVIIGVVAILIFGPKKLPELGKAMGSTLREFRQATKGLADDDDDKKKVIEHKDNDNVK encoded by the coding sequence ATGGTAATCCATTTAAATGCGATTGGACCAGTAAGCCTTGTTATTATCGGTGTTGTTGCCATCCTGATTTTTGGACCGAAGAAGCTTCCAGAGCTTGGCAAGGCAATGGGCTCTACACTTCGTGAGTTCAGACAAGCAACTAAAGGCTTGGCAGACGATGATGATGATAAAAAGAAAGTTATTGAACATAAAGATAACGATAATGTTAAGTAA
- the tatC gene encoding twin-arginine translocase subunit TatC gives MNPKELTVIEHIEELRSRLVVTAFFFVLALVGSFFLTEPIIKFIQESDEAAQFTLNAFAPTDPLAVFLKVLFIVAFVLTSPVLLYQLWSFITPGLLETERKATLKYIPYSFVLFLAGISFAYFVLFPYVMHFMTSLSNSLEIQQTIGIDEFFSFLFTLTLPFGIVFQLPVVTLFLARIGILNPALMVKFRKYSYFILFVLAAILAPPDFISNLIVAVPLFILYEFSIVISKVGYKKYLAAEEQRQREEKEAAEQMQVEALLAEQRRQMEEMNR, from the coding sequence ATGAATCCAAAAGAACTAACTGTTATAGAGCATATTGAAGAATTAAGAAGTCGCCTTGTTGTCACGGCGTTCTTCTTTGTTTTGGCGCTTGTCGGTAGCTTTTTTTTAACAGAGCCTATCATAAAATTTATTCAGGAAAGTGATGAGGCGGCTCAATTTACACTCAATGCTTTTGCGCCAACAGACCCGTTGGCAGTATTTTTAAAAGTTTTGTTTATTGTAGCATTTGTCTTAACATCACCTGTCTTACTTTATCAGCTATGGTCGTTTATTACACCTGGCTTACTTGAAACGGAGCGTAAAGCAACACTTAAATATATACCCTATTCTTTTGTCTTATTTTTAGCGGGAATATCCTTTGCGTATTTTGTGTTATTTCCATATGTCATGCATTTTATGACGAGCTTATCGAATAGCTTGGAGATACAGCAAACGATTGGAATTGATGAGTTTTTTTCCTTTTTATTCACATTAACACTACCATTTGGCATTGTATTCCAATTGCCAGTTGTGACGCTGTTTTTAGCGCGTATTGGAATTCTAAATCCAGCATTAATGGTGAAATTTAGAAAATATTCTTATTTTATTTTATTTGTACTCGCAGCTATTTTAGCACCACCTGATTTTATTTCTAATTTAATTGTTGCGGTACCGCTCTTTATTTTATATGAATTCAGTATTGTTATTTCCAAAGTAGGCTATAAAAAATATTTAGCGGCAGAGGAACAACGTCAGCGTGAAGAAAAAGAGGCTGCTGAGCAAATGCAAGTAGAGGCATTGTTAGCAGAGCAGCGCCGACAAATGGAAGAGATGAATAGATAA
- a CDS encoding CPBP family intramembrane glutamic endopeptidase produces MHVTSIQSPKFKTQKTAFYILLLYVASQFSTFLLLIPPVNDFFFQLVANAEYPSYTLMAWWNTVAWILVIIISVILISRHQQFFNVFPGKPVSIPISIMWGVIGFFLVLFGQGIAAQIEILLLGIEPGSENTAKIIEITRAAPIMIVSSVILAPILEELIFRRVIFGSLIQKQNFWVSAFISALLFGIVHMELTHIILYTSMGLIFSFLYYKTKRLMTSIIAHMLLNGFVTILQLNIDKIAPLVDAVPK; encoded by the coding sequence ATGCACGTGACATCTATTCAATCACCAAAATTTAAAACACAAAAAACAGCATTTTATATATTGCTGTTATACGTTGCTTCCCAATTTTCCACTTTTCTTTTATTAATTCCGCCGGTAAATGATTTTTTCTTTCAGCTTGTGGCGAATGCGGAATATCCTAGTTATACATTAATGGCTTGGTGGAATACAGTCGCTTGGATACTTGTAATCATTATTAGCGTCATTTTAATTTCACGCCATCAGCAGTTTTTCAATGTATTTCCCGGAAAACCAGTTTCCATCCCCATCTCAATTATGTGGGGTGTCATCGGCTTTTTCCTTGTATTATTCGGTCAAGGTATTGCTGCGCAAATCGAAATACTATTATTAGGAATTGAGCCTGGCTCTGAAAACACCGCAAAAATTATAGAAATTACGCGTGCAGCACCAATTATGATTGTGTCTTCTGTCATTCTAGCACCTATTTTGGAGGAGCTAATTTTCCGCCGTGTCATTTTCGGCTCGCTTATTCAAAAGCAAAATTTCTGGGTATCCGCTTTTATTAGCGCCCTTCTTTTCGGAATTGTTCACATGGAGCTGACACATATTATCCTTTATACATCTATGGGACTGATTTTCTCATTTCTTTATTATAAAACGAAGCGTCTCATGACATCGATTATTGCACATATGCTATTAAACGGCTTTGTTACAATTCTCCAATTAAATATTGATAAAATCGCACCGCTTGTTGATGCTGTGCCAAAATAA
- the groES gene encoding co-chaperone GroES: MLRPLGDRIIIELVEVEEKTAFGIVLPDSAKEKPQTGKVVAVGTGRVLDNGTRVELDVKEGDEVIFSKFSGTEVKYDGQEYLILRESDVLAVIG; this comes from the coding sequence TTGTTAAGACCATTAGGTGATCGTATCATTATCGAACTAGTTGAGGTAGAGGAAAAAACGGCATTTGGCATTGTTTTACCAGACTCAGCAAAGGAAAAGCCGCAAACAGGTAAAGTAGTGGCAGTTGGGACAGGTCGTGTATTAGATAACGGTACACGCGTAGAGCTTGATGTGAAAGAGGGAGACGAGGTTATCTTCTCAAAATTCTCAGGAACTGAAGTAAAATATGACGGCCAAGAATACTTAATTTTACGCGAAAGCGATGTATTAGCTGTTATTGGTTAA
- the groL gene encoding chaperonin GroEL (60 kDa chaperone family; promotes refolding of misfolded polypeptides especially under stressful conditions; forms two stacked rings of heptamers to form a barrel-shaped 14mer; ends can be capped by GroES; misfolded proteins enter the barrel where they are refolded when GroES binds), with protein MAKDIKFSEEARSLMFQGVDKLANAVKVTLGPKGRNVVLEKKFGSPLITNDGVSIAKEIELENPYENMGAKLVAEVASKTNEIAGDGTTTATVLAQAMIREGLKNVTAGANPVGIRKGIDKAVAAALTELQAISRPVENKEAIAQVAAISSADEEIGQYIADAMERVGNDGVITIEESKGFTTELDVVEGMQFDRGYASHYMVTDTDKMEAVLDNPYVLITDKKISNIQEILPVLEQVVQQGRPILIIAEDVEGEALATLVVNKLRGTFNAVAVKAPGFGDRRKAMLEDIAILTGGQVITQDLGLDLKSADITSLGRAAKVVVSKDNTTIVEGAGDSVAIESRVGQIRAQLAETTSEFDKEKLQERLAKLAGGVAVIKVGAATETELKERKLRIEDALNSTRAAVEEGIVSGGGTALLNVYGAVEKVLEEVEGDVATGVKIILRALEEPVRQIAENAGLEGSIIVDRLKREEVGVGFNAATGEWVNMIEAGVVDPAKVTRSALQNAASVAALFLTTEAVVADIPEPAGAGGGMPDMGGMGMPGMM; from the coding sequence ATGGCAAAAGATATTAAATTCTCAGAAGAAGCACGTTCATTAATGTTTCAAGGTGTAGATAAATTAGCAAATGCAGTGAAAGTAACATTAGGTCCAAAAGGGCGTAACGTTGTATTAGAGAAGAAATTTGGTTCACCTCTAATTACGAATGATGGCGTTTCTATCGCAAAAGAAATTGAGCTTGAAAATCCATATGAAAACATGGGCGCAAAGCTTGTAGCAGAAGTAGCATCAAAAACAAATGAGATTGCTGGTGACGGTACAACAACTGCGACAGTATTAGCACAAGCAATGATTCGTGAAGGTTTAAAAAACGTAACAGCTGGTGCAAATCCTGTAGGTATTCGCAAAGGTATCGATAAAGCAGTAGCAGCAGCTTTAACAGAGCTTCAGGCAATTTCACGTCCAGTAGAAAATAAAGAAGCGATTGCACAAGTAGCAGCGATTTCTTCAGCAGATGAAGAAATCGGTCAATACATTGCAGATGCAATGGAGCGTGTTGGCAACGACGGTGTTATTACAATTGAAGAATCAAAAGGCTTCACAACAGAGCTTGATGTAGTAGAAGGTATGCAATTTGACCGTGGCTACGCATCTCACTATATGGTAACAGATACAGATAAAATGGAAGCTGTATTAGACAATCCATATGTATTAATTACAGATAAAAAAATCTCAAACATTCAAGAAATTTTACCTGTATTAGAGCAAGTAGTACAACAAGGTCGTCCGATTTTAATTATTGCAGAAGATGTTGAAGGCGAAGCTTTAGCAACATTAGTTGTTAATAAATTACGCGGTACATTCAATGCAGTAGCTGTTAAAGCGCCAGGCTTCGGTGACCGTCGTAAAGCGATGCTAGAAGATATTGCAATTTTAACTGGTGGTCAAGTAATTACACAAGATCTAGGCTTAGACTTAAAATCAGCTGATATTACTTCTTTAGGTCGCGCAGCGAAAGTTGTTGTATCAAAAGATAATACAACAATCGTTGAAGGTGCAGGTGACTCTGTAGCAATCGAATCTCGCGTTGGTCAAATTCGTGCACAGCTTGCTGAAACAACTTCAGAGTTTGATAAAGAAAAACTACAAGAGCGTTTAGCAAAATTAGCTGGTGGCGTAGCAGTAATCAAAGTTGGTGCTGCAACAGAAACGGAATTAAAAGAGCGTAAACTACGCATTGAGGACGCATTAAACTCAACTCGCGCAGCAGTTGAGGAAGGTATCGTTTCAGGCGGTGGTACAGCATTATTAAATGTTTATGGCGCAGTGGAAAAAGTACTTGAAGAAGTAGAAGGCGACGTAGCAACAGGTGTGAAAATCATCCTGCGTGCATTAGAAGAGCCAGTACGCCAAATCGCTGAAAACGCAGGCTTAGAAGGTTCAATCATCGTTGACCGTCTAAAACGCGAAGAAGTAGGTGTTGGCTTCAACGCAGCAACTGGTGAATGGGTAAACATGATCGAAGCAGGCGTAGTAGACCCAGCAAAAGTAACGCGTTCAGCTCTACAAAACGCAGCATCTGTAGCAGCTCTGTTCTTAACAACAGAAGCAGTAGTAGCAGACATCCCAGAGCCAGCAGGTGCAGGCGGCGGAATGCCTGATATGGGCGGCATGGGCATGCCTGGCATGATGTAA
- a CDS encoding CitMHS family transporter: protein MLAILGFAMVATFMYLIMSGRLSALIALMIVPAAFAIFAGFGSDIGEMALEGIKNLAPTGVMLMFAILYFGVMIDAGLFDPVVGKILKAVKGDPMKIVVGTAVLALIVSLDGDGTTTYMITISAFFPLYQRLKMNPLILPTVALMAVGVTNLTPWGGPTARAASALSLDMHDLFNPLIPVMIGGAVWVIFSAYWMGKMERKRLGVLSVETMSVAIGKNEHGMVFGDEVAADENMQWKRPKLLWLNLLLTITLMVLLILGVMPLAILFMLAFAIAITINYPNVMHQKERIAAHAGNVLAVVSLVFAAGIFTGILSGTEMVDAMANSLVAIIPDAMGPHLPVITAITSMPFTFFMSNDAYYFGVLPIIAEAASNYGISAVELGRASLLGQPVHLLSPLVASTYLLVGMAKVDFGQYQRFAILWTIGTSLVMTVVALLLGVISL, encoded by the coding sequence ATGCTTGCGATTCTCGGTTTTGCTATGGTAGCTACATTTATGTATTTAATTATGAGCGGAAGGCTTTCCGCATTAATTGCACTTATGATTGTACCAGCGGCGTTTGCTATTTTTGCTGGCTTTGGGTCTGACATTGGTGAAATGGCATTAGAGGGGATTAAAAATCTAGCACCAACTGGTGTTATGCTAATGTTTGCTATATTGTATTTTGGTGTAATGATCGATGCTGGTTTATTTGATCCAGTTGTCGGTAAAATTTTGAAAGCAGTGAAAGGCGATCCGATGAAAATTGTAGTCGGTACAGCTGTGTTAGCGTTGATTGTGTCACTTGATGGGGATGGTACGACAACATATATGATTACGATTTCAGCCTTTTTCCCACTTTATCAACGTTTGAAGATGAATCCACTTATTTTGCCAACAGTGGCTTTAATGGCTGTAGGTGTCACAAATTTAACACCATGGGGAGGACCGACTGCACGAGCAGCTAGTGCTTTAAGTCTTGATATGCACGACCTGTTTAATCCATTAATCCCTGTAATGATAGGCGGCGCTGTATGGGTGATTTTCTCGGCTTATTGGATGGGGAAAATGGAGCGGAAACGTCTAGGCGTTTTATCAGTTGAAACAATGTCTGTAGCAATTGGAAAAAACGAGCATGGCATGGTATTTGGAGATGAGGTTGCGGCTGATGAAAATATGCAATGGAAGCGTCCAAAATTATTATGGTTGAATTTATTGTTAACGATTACATTAATGGTATTGCTTATTTTAGGTGTTATGCCATTAGCCATTCTTTTCATGCTTGCATTTGCAATCGCAATTACAATCAACTATCCGAATGTAATGCATCAAAAAGAACGTATCGCAGCACATGCAGGAAATGTACTAGCGGTTGTGTCGTTGGTATTTGCGGCTGGAATTTTCACAGGAATTTTATCTGGAACAGAAATGGTAGATGCAATGGCTAATAGTCTTGTGGCAATTATCCCTGATGCAATGGGTCCACATTTGCCAGTGATAACAGCTATTACAAGTATGCCGTTTACCTTCTTTATGTCTAATGATGCCTATTATTTTGGTGTACTACCAATTATTGCAGAGGCTGCATCAAATTATGGAATTAGTGCAGTAGAGCTTGGACGTGCCTCTTTACTTGGGCAGCCTGTTCATTTACTGAGTCCACTTGTTGCATCTACCTATTTACTTGTTGGTATGGCAAAAGTTGATTTCGGTCAATATCAGCGCTTTGCTATTTTATGGACAATTGGCACATCTCTTGTGATGACAGTTGTTGCTTTATTGCTTGGTGTTATCTCACTTTAA
- a CDS encoding ATP-binding protein, which produces MRKKTITLRTKIFILVFSLLFFIVAGMSVVFYSIQARETSEQVEKLSLQTAQTLSFMPETIAFLNGHSDRDTLQSILEQIRKRTEAQSITIAGRNGTVLSTYESEGALQESDSRSLIYGGTYVVEEQGINGESIISKAPVLYTVENSTEVVGTVSVEFSKQSIAVQTAAQMSNILIAAAFALLVGMIGGLWLTKSILADTLGFEPAKIAAMYKRTIDEMRLYSDELRAQTHEFMNKLYVLSGLLQLNRYEAALDFIQKEVDNVTVHQHIVFKQIKDDLIQAVLLGKTAKASERKIAFSIEPESTLTAIPANVDVHLLLTVISNLIDNAFDAVKESEDPYVSFLLTDASPTLIIEVADNGHGIDENTVQLLFEKGWSIKGEHRGYGLFNVKEAVNSFGGMIDVLPNEPNGTIFTIYIPKEGGS; this is translated from the coding sequence ATGAGAAAAAAAACGATTACATTGCGGACAAAAATTTTTATTCTCGTGTTTTCACTGCTTTTTTTTATTGTAGCTGGTATGTCCGTTGTTTTTTACTCAATTCAAGCACGTGAAACATCGGAGCAGGTTGAGAAATTGTCATTGCAAACCGCACAGACATTATCTTTTATGCCAGAGACTATTGCTTTTTTAAATGGACATTCAGATCGAGACACTCTTCAGTCCATTTTAGAGCAAATAAGAAAACGTACTGAGGCACAGTCTATTACCATTGCAGGACGAAATGGAACTGTGCTTTCTACGTATGAATCTGAAGGGGCTTTACAGGAATCAGACAGTCGTTCTCTTATATATGGAGGAACGTATGTAGTTGAAGAGCAAGGCATAAATGGAGAATCCATTATTAGTAAGGCACCTGTTTTATATACAGTAGAAAATTCAACAGAAGTCGTTGGAACTGTTTCAGTTGAATTTTCAAAGCAATCAATTGCAGTTCAAACTGCTGCACAAATGAGCAATATTTTAATTGCAGCGGCATTTGCTCTTTTAGTAGGGATGATTGGTGGACTTTGGCTGACAAAAAGTATTCTAGCGGATACACTCGGCTTTGAACCAGCAAAAATAGCCGCTATGTATAAACGAACTATTGATGAAATGCGCCTCTATTCAGATGAATTACGTGCCCAGACGCATGAGTTTATGAATAAGCTGTATGTACTTTCCGGCCTTTTACAGTTAAATCGCTATGAGGCCGCACTAGACTTTATTCAAAAAGAAGTGGATAACGTCACTGTCCATCAGCATATTGTCTTTAAGCAAATTAAGGACGATTTAATTCAAGCTGTTCTACTTGGAAAAACAGCAAAGGCATCTGAGCGCAAAATAGCCTTTTCTATTGAACCAGAAAGTACATTGACAGCTATACCAGCCAATGTTGATGTCCATTTATTGCTGACAGTCATTAGCAATCTTATTGACAACGCATTTGATGCAGTAAAGGAATCAGAGGATCCGTATGTTTCTTTTTTACTAACGGATGCTAGTCCGACACTTATTATTGAAGTTGCTGACAACGGACATGGTATTGATGAAAATACAGTTCAGTTGCTATTCGAAAAAGGCTGGTCAATAAAAGGGGAGCACCGAGGCTATGGCTTGTTTAATGTCAAAGAAGCAGTCAATTCTTTTGGAGGCATGATTGATGTGCTACCAAATGAACCAAACGGAACAATTTTCACTATTTATATACCAAAAGAGGGAGGATCTTAA
- a CDS encoding response regulator codes for MIRVAIAEDDFRIANIQEGFLQQLEGFTLVWKALNGAETLEQLENEPVDLLLLDIYMPDQLGTELLPIIKERFPQTDIIMITAASEKEMLQEALRYGVFHYLIKPVSLQKFTSILMNYKKKKQLLSEASHVTQEVVDAYFSEVVSPTISTTSLPTGIDSVTLTHVSDLMKTIESGISIEEMGVKMGASRTTARRYLEYLVTIGSCRVEHEYGIVGRPERRYFKI; via the coding sequence GTGATACGTGTTGCTATTGCTGAGGATGATTTTCGTATTGCCAACATACAGGAAGGCTTTTTGCAGCAACTTGAAGGGTTTACACTTGTTTGGAAGGCATTGAATGGAGCAGAGACGCTAGAGCAACTGGAAAATGAACCTGTGGATTTACTATTGCTAGATATTTATATGCCAGATCAGCTTGGAACAGAGCTACTACCGATTATAAAAGAACGATTTCCACAGACAGATATTATTATGATTACAGCTGCTTCTGAAAAGGAAATGCTTCAGGAAGCACTCCGTTATGGTGTTTTTCATTATTTAATCAAACCGGTATCACTTCAAAAATTTACATCAATTTTGATGAATTATAAAAAGAAAAAGCAGCTTTTGTCTGAAGCGAGTCATGTTACTCAAGAGGTGGTAGATGCTTATTTTTCGGAGGTCGTATCACCAACAATTTCTACGACCTCGCTGCCAACAGGGATTGATAGTGTTACACTTACACATGTTTCAGACTTAATGAAAACGATTGAGTCAGGTATTTCCATCGAGGAAATGGGTGTGAAAATGGGGGCTTCGAGAACGACTGCTCGTCGCTATCTTGAATATTTGGTCACAATTGGCTCCTGCCGCGTAGAGCATGAATATGGTATTGTTGGACGCCCAGAGCGCCGTTATTTCAAGATATAG